The following coding sequences lie in one Xanthomonas hortorum pv. pelargonii genomic window:
- a CDS encoding CheR family methyltransferase, whose amino-acid sequence MPGVVLAAMTAVELFDLELRVLLEAVYQRYHYDFRDYAVSSLRRRMRHAMGRFDCARVADLQHRLLHEPETFAQAMQFFTVQVSEMFRDPAYFRVLREHAVPVLRTYPSIKLWVAGCSTGEEVWSLAILLHEEGLLEKAVIYATDINPEALGMAEAGAFGIDRIAQFSRNYLEAGGRGSLSDYYTTAYDGAVFDRRLKRHIVFADHSLATDTVFSEVHLVSCRNVLIYFNRTLQDRAVGLFHDALVHRGFLGLGSKESLQFGAHAQAFETVAREQRLFRKAA is encoded by the coding sequence GTGCCGGGTGTGGTGCTCGCGGCAATGACTGCAGTGGAGCTGTTCGATCTGGAGCTGCGGGTGCTGCTGGAAGCGGTCTACCAGCGCTATCACTACGACTTCCGCGATTACGCGGTGTCCTCGTTGCGTCGACGCATGCGCCACGCCATGGGCCGCTTCGATTGCGCGCGCGTGGCCGATCTGCAGCATCGCCTGCTGCACGAGCCGGAGACGTTTGCGCAGGCGATGCAGTTCTTCACCGTGCAGGTGTCGGAGATGTTCCGCGACCCGGCGTATTTCCGCGTGTTGCGCGAGCATGCGGTGCCGGTATTGCGCACCTATCCCTCGATCAAACTCTGGGTGGCCGGCTGCAGCACCGGTGAAGAAGTCTGGTCGCTGGCGATTCTGCTGCATGAAGAAGGCCTGCTGGAAAAAGCGGTGATCTACGCCACCGACATCAATCCCGAAGCGCTGGGCATGGCCGAAGCCGGCGCCTTCGGCATCGACCGCATTGCGCAGTTCAGCCGCAATTATCTGGAGGCCGGCGGCCGCGGGTCCTTGTCCGATTACTACACCACCGCCTACGACGGCGCGGTGTTCGATCGCCGCCTCAAGCGCCACATCGTGTTTGCCGATCACAGCCTGGCCACCGATACGGTGTTCTCCGAAGTGCATCTGGTGTCGTGCCGCAACGTGCTGATCTACTTCAACCGCACCCTGCAGGATCGCGCGGTGGGTCTGTTTCATGACGCGCTGGTGCACCGTGGTTTTCTGGGTCTGGGCAGCAAGGAATCGCTGCAGTTCGGCGCGCATGCGCAGGCCTTCGAAACCGTGGCCCGCGAGCAACGTCTGTTTCGGAAGGCGGCATGA
- a CDS encoding chemotaxis protein CheB: protein MSGAHGWQHFEAIVVGASAGGVMALQALLSSLPAELPMPVLVVLHLPRDRTSHLAELMDARCALPVREAEDKQPLLAGSVTIAPPDYHLLVENRDSLALSMDAPVLFSRPAIDPLFESAADVFGPRLLAILLTGASSDGSAGVAAVRAVGGTAWIQLPDDAASPLMPASAIAHAGADAVLTLQAICSRLEAFHR, encoded by the coding sequence ATGAGCGGCGCGCATGGGTGGCAGCACTTCGAGGCGATCGTGGTCGGTGCATCGGCCGGCGGTGTGATGGCGTTGCAGGCGTTGCTGTCCAGCCTGCCTGCAGAGTTGCCGATGCCGGTGTTGGTGGTGCTGCATCTGCCACGCGACCGCACCAGCCATCTTGCCGAATTGATGGATGCACGCTGCGCCTTGCCGGTGCGCGAGGCCGAGGACAAGCAACCGCTGCTCGCCGGCAGCGTGACCATCGCCCCGCCCGACTATCATCTGCTGGTAGAAAACCGCGACAGCCTGGCGCTGTCGATGGATGCGCCGGTGCTGTTCTCGCGCCCGGCGATCGACCCCTTGTTCGAATCGGCCGCCGATGTCTTCGGGCCGCGCCTGCTGGCGATCCTGCTCACCGGCGCCAGCAGCGATGGCAGTGCCGGCGTGGCGGCGGTACGCGCGGTCGGCGGCACCGCCTGGATCCAGCTGCCCGACGACGCGGCGTCTCCCTTGATGCCCGCCTCCGCCATCGCCCACGCCGGTGCCGATGCGGTGCTCACCTTGCAGGCGATCTGCAGCCGATTGGAGGCTTTCCACCGATGA
- a CDS encoding hybrid sensor histidine kinase/response regulator: MNLTATGLAADSSTTEPAKLLIVDDVPQNLVAMEALLQRDGIQVLCAASGAQALELLLEHDVALALLDVHMPEMDGFSLAELMRGSQRTRHVPIIFLTASPNDPMRAFQGYETGAVDFLHKPIEPHVILSKVNVFIELYQQRRLLKARNASLERALTLNETMMAVLTHDLRTPLSVILLCADKLSLDVAADGSAARTLEHLENSAHRMARMVEQLLDFSRLRTDGLSMQFGPCNLGEVAHSVVNEVAQANPHTPIDLRSEGDLDGNGDGDRLAQVVSNLVGNAVLHGARQPVRVHLDGRQRDTLRLSVRNAGHIPDSLMPRLFEPFKASFHASQGLGLGLFIADQFVKAHGGTLQARNEDGDVVFEATLRRRNLGA, translated from the coding sequence ATGAATCTCACCGCGACCGGTCTGGCTGCAGACAGCAGTACCACCGAACCGGCCAAGCTGCTGATCGTGGACGACGTGCCGCAGAATCTGGTGGCGATGGAAGCGCTGCTGCAGCGTGACGGCATCCAGGTGCTGTGCGCTGCCTCCGGTGCGCAGGCGCTGGAGCTGTTGCTCGAACACGATGTGGCACTGGCGCTGCTGGATGTGCACATGCCGGAAATGGACGGCTTTTCGCTGGCCGAACTGATGCGCGGCTCGCAGCGCACCCGGCATGTGCCGATCATTTTCTTGACCGCCTCGCCGAACGACCCGATGCGTGCGTTCCAGGGCTACGAAACCGGCGCGGTGGATTTTTTGCACAAGCCCATCGAGCCGCACGTGATCCTGAGCAAGGTCAACGTGTTCATCGAGTTGTATCAGCAACGGCGCCTGCTCAAGGCGCGCAACGCCTCGCTGGAACGCGCGCTCACACTCAACGAAACCATGATGGCGGTGCTGACCCACGACCTGCGCACGCCGCTGTCGGTGATTTTGCTGTGTGCCGACAAGCTGAGCCTGGATGTGGCCGCCGACGGCTCGGCTGCACGCACGCTGGAACATCTGGAAAACAGCGCGCATCGCATGGCACGCATGGTCGAGCAGCTGCTGGATTTCTCGCGCCTGCGTACCGACGGGCTGTCGATGCAGTTCGGCCCCTGCAATCTTGGCGAGGTGGCCCATAGCGTGGTGAACGAAGTGGCGCAGGCCAACCCGCACACGCCGATCGACCTGCGTAGCGAAGGCGATCTGGACGGCAACGGCGACGGCGATCGGCTGGCACAGGTGGTCTCCAATCTGGTCGGCAACGCGGTGCTGCATGGCGCGCGCCAGCCGGTGCGCGTGCACCTGGACGGACGCCAGCGCGACACGCTGCGTTTATCGGTGCGCAACGCCGGCCACATCCCCGACAGTCTGATGCCGCGTCTGTTCGAGCCATTCAAGGCCAGCTTCCACGCAAGCCAGGGCTTGGGCCTGGGGTTGTTTATCGCAGATCAGTTCGTCAAGGCACATGGCGGTACGCTGCAGGCACGCAACGAAGACGGCGATGTGGTGTTCGAAGCCACCCTGCGGCGGCGTAATCTGGGCGCGTAG
- a CDS encoding DUF1428 domain-containing protein: MSYVDGFALAVPTANKAAFLEHARMGDAVIIEYGALRVVECWGDDVQHGQLTDFHRAVDATEDETVVFSWIEWPDKATRDAGMRKMMDDPRMDPSVNPMPFDGKRLIYGGFVPILTLVS; this comes from the coding sequence ATGTCGTATGTCGATGGGTTTGCGCTTGCCGTGCCGACGGCCAACAAGGCCGCGTTTCTGGAACACGCCCGTATGGGCGATGCGGTGATTATCGAGTACGGTGCGCTGCGCGTAGTGGAATGCTGGGGCGACGACGTCCAGCATGGGCAACTGACCGACTTCCATCGCGCGGTGGATGCCACCGAAGACGAAACCGTGGTGTTTTCGTGGATCGAATGGCCGGACAAGGCCACCCGCGATGCCGGCATGCGCAAGATGATGGACGACCCGCGCATGGACCCGTCCGTCAACCCGATGCCGTTCGATGGCAAGCGCCTGATCTACGGCGGGTTTGTCCCGATCCTGACGTTGGTAAGCTGA
- a CDS encoding TonB-dependent receptor: protein MSLYSSVSASLTSAATHASARRCAALQRTPLARACAGLLLASMAAAASAQQTPTTQGEGSATALDAVTVTAEHREQNLQEVPVSVGVVQGVAMREFTAGGDDTLLALSGRVPGFYAETTTGRIFPRFYIRGLGNIDFYLGASQPVSIIQDDVVLEHVVLKSNPVYDVDQVEVLRGPQGTLFGRNTTAGIVKFDTVKPGDTYTGRVDASYGSYNTVSLDGGFGGPINDVLSFRVSALYQHRDDWVDNTFAGTSADGTRTPRKDAMGGYNDRNARLQVLLKPNDAFSLLGSVHTRDYDGTSTLFLRNAVTRGSDKVDVPRDRVAYDEANNNPQAYQTDGGSIKAIYDFGGVSLTSITAYETTSGYSRGDTDGGAAANYPVNGVPNGFGQSMGQIRDLDQYTQELRLASEGDDALQWQVGAFYFDGRDTTDFYQRAFFLQTAARNPNNWVRLRNTNTSWAGFGQLSYKATDALTLTAGIRQTKDTKETRLLKTADTAAGAVTYRGRRDVRMSDTQPSWDLSAMYEINPELSVYARVARGFRGPTIQGRSAVFNSDFTTADSETILSWEAGIKSSLFDNRLRLNVSGFTYTVDDIQLNGNDSDGNGVLFNADKAKAYGLEADLDWRPISNLSLTAGLSLLHSEIQDKRVFAQACALNGVVVCTVNDPTIRVGANTFAQIDGNPLPNAPKYNLNLAARYDIPVGNDGAFFVSTDWNKQGETSFVLYDSTEFRADGNFEGGLKLGYTGGYGAWEVAAFARNITNEKNVKGVIENYMAAVYNEPRIVGVSVNVNWQ from the coding sequence AGGTGCCGGTATCGGTGGGCGTGGTGCAGGGCGTGGCGATGCGCGAGTTCACCGCAGGCGGCGACGACACCTTGCTGGCACTGTCCGGCCGCGTGCCGGGCTTCTATGCCGAAACCACCACCGGGCGCATCTTCCCGCGCTTCTACATCCGTGGCCTGGGCAATATCGATTTCTATCTTGGCGCTTCGCAGCCGGTATCCATCATCCAGGACGATGTGGTGCTGGAGCATGTGGTGCTCAAATCCAACCCGGTGTACGACGTGGACCAGGTCGAAGTGCTGCGCGGCCCGCAGGGCACCCTGTTCGGCCGCAACACCACTGCCGGCATCGTCAAGTTCGACACGGTCAAGCCCGGCGATACCTATACCGGCCGCGTCGATGCCAGCTACGGCAGCTACAACACCGTGTCGCTGGATGGCGGCTTCGGTGGGCCGATCAACGACGTGCTGTCGTTCCGCGTCTCGGCCTTGTATCAGCACCGCGACGATTGGGTGGACAACACCTTTGCCGGCACCAGCGCCGATGGCACGCGCACGCCGCGCAAGGATGCGATGGGCGGCTACAACGACCGCAATGCACGCCTGCAGGTGCTGCTCAAGCCCAATGACGCGTTCTCGCTGCTGGGCTCGGTGCATACGCGCGACTACGACGGCACCTCCACGTTGTTCCTGCGCAATGCCGTGACGCGTGGCAGCGACAAGGTGGACGTGCCGCGCGATCGCGTGGCCTACGACGAAGCGAATAATAATCCGCAGGCGTATCAAACCGACGGCGGCTCGATCAAGGCGATCTACGACTTCGGCGGCGTGTCGCTGACCTCCATCACCGCTTACGAAACCACCTCCGGCTACAGCCGTGGCGACACCGATGGCGGCGCGGCGGCGAACTACCCGGTCAACGGCGTGCCGAACGGCTTCGGCCAGTCGATGGGCCAGATCCGCGATCTGGATCAGTACACGCAGGAACTGCGTCTGGCCAGCGAGGGCGACGACGCACTGCAGTGGCAGGTGGGCGCGTTCTACTTCGATGGCCGCGACACCACCGATTTCTATCAGCGTGCGTTTTTTCTGCAGACCGCTGCGCGCAATCCCAACAACTGGGTGCGCCTGCGCAACACCAACACGTCATGGGCCGGATTCGGGCAGCTCAGCTACAAGGCCACCGACGCGCTCACCTTGACCGCTGGCATCCGCCAGACCAAGGACACCAAGGAAACCCGCCTGCTCAAGACTGCCGACACTGCAGCTGGTGCGGTGACATACCGTGGCCGTCGCGACGTGCGCATGTCCGACACCCAGCCCAGCTGGGACCTCAGCGCGATGTACGAAATCAATCCCGAGCTGAGCGTCTACGCACGCGTGGCGCGCGGCTTCCGCGGCCCGACCATCCAGGGCCGCAGCGCGGTGTTCAATTCGGATTTCACCACCGCCGATTCGGAAACCATCCTGTCGTGGGAGGCCGGCATCAAGAGCAGCCTGTTCGACAATCGCCTGCGTCTGAATGTCAGCGGCTTCACTTATACGGTCGATGACATCCAGCTCAACGGCAACGATTCGGACGGCAACGGCGTGCTGTTCAATGCCGACAAGGCCAAGGCCTACGGTCTGGAAGCGGACCTGGACTGGCGCCCGATCTCCAACCTGTCGCTGACCGCCGGCCTGAGCCTGCTGCATAGCGAAATCCAGGACAAGCGCGTGTTTGCGCAGGCCTGCGCGCTCAACGGCGTGGTGGTGTGCACGGTCAACGACCCGACCATCCGCGTCGGCGCCAACACCTTTGCGCAGATCGACGGCAACCCGCTGCCCAACGCGCCCAAGTACAACCTCAACCTGGCCGCGCGTTACGACATTCCGGTGGGTAACGACGGCGCGTTCTTCGTCTCCACCGACTGGAACAAGCAGGGCGAAACCAGCTTCGTGCTGTACGACTCCACCGAGTTCCGCGCCGACGGCAATTTCGAAGGCGGCCTCAAGCTGGGTTACACCGGCGGCTACGGTGCGTGGGAAGTGGCGGCGTTTGCGCGCAACATCACCAACGAGAAAAACGTCAAGGGTGTGATCGAGAACTACATGGCGGCGGTCTACAACGAGCCGCGCATCGTAGGCGTGTCGGTCAACGTCAACTGGCAATGA